A genome region from Methanolinea sp. includes the following:
- a CDS encoding formylmethanofuran dehydrogenase subunit C, with translation METVTLTMKNQPALYLEADNISPDKFAGKKASEIAALHAYEGREQTTLGKYFEVSGEAGATAADTRIVIKGDVSRVKYIGMKMSAGEILVEQSPDMYTGAWMQGGRLVVKGSVNSFAGIGMKGGELLIEGNAGDYLGAAYRGDWRGMQGGLIRVKGNAGADLGYYMNGGTIIVHGDADVHVGTHMDGGRIVIKGNVPSKVGGQMVTGEIFVFGKIDVMMPGFKYVQDEEVEVDGEKAKFALYYGDTGERHPKRKGQLVYGKLYLKI, from the coding sequence ATGGAGACTGTCACACTCACAATGAAGAACCAGCCCGCACTCTATCTGGAGGCGGACAACATCTCGCCTGACAAGTTCGCCGGGAAGAAAGCATCCGAGATCGCAGCACTCCACGCCTACGAGGGGCGGGAGCAGACGACCCTTGGCAAGTACTTCGAGGTCTCGGGAGAGGCAGGGGCGACCGCCGCGGATACCCGCATCGTCATCAAGGGCGACGTGAGCAGGGTCAAGTACATCGGCATGAAGATGTCGGCGGGAGAGATCCTCGTCGAGCAGAGTCCCGACATGTACACCGGTGCGTGGATGCAAGGCGGCAGGCTCGTCGTGAAGGGGAGCGTCAACTCCTTCGCCGGGATCGGCATGAAGGGCGGCGAGCTTCTCATCGAGGGCAACGCGGGCGACTACCTCGGCGCCGCGTACCGCGGCGACTGGCGCGGCATGCAGGGCGGCCTCATCCGCGTGAAGGGGAATGCCGGCGCTGACCTGGGGTACTACATGAACGGTGGCACGATCATCGTCCACGGTGACGCGGACGTCCACGTGGGCACCCACATGGACGGCGGCAGGATCGTCATAAAGGGGAACGTGCCGAGCAAGGTCGGCGGCCAGATGGTCACTGGGGAGATCTTCGTCTTTGGAAAGATAGACGTCATGATGCCCGGCTTCAAGTACGTCCAGGACGAGGAGGTCGAGGTCGACGGGGAGAAGGCGAAGTTTGCCCTCTACTATGGCGACACCGGCGAGCGGCACCCCAAGAGGAAAGGGCAGCTCGTGTACGGGAAACTCTACCTGAAAATATAA
- the mcrB gene encoding coenzyme-B sulfoethylthiotransferase subunit beta codes for MAKYKDTIDLYDDNGKLLKSGVSLDKISPLTNAGILKIIDLTKRTVAVNIAGIDNALKTGAMGGKNNQILGRAIKCDCVKDVDALAEKIAEYVSVTKGDDTKVMKVAGGKMLLVEVPTARMNAAATYDAASTAVAAATTLALVEHYKVGMWDAPYVKSAVWGSYPVTMDMQGGNIISVLSIPQNNEGLGYALRNIPANHVAMMTHRNAMQTAALSCTYEQAGEFEMGMAIGPFERAQLLAYAYQGLNANNLVYDLVKANGKTGTIGTVVQSLVERAIEDKVIKPGKKGKSGFIFYETKDPMLWNAYACAGTMAATMVNCGAGRFAQAVSSTLLYFNDLLEHETGLTSADYGRVMGTAVGFSFFSHSIYGGGGPGVFNGNHVVTRHAAGVAVPCVCVACALDAGTQMFGPEQTSKVYQDTFGQIDVFKQPIQSIAKAV; via the coding sequence ATGGCGAAATACAAAGACACCATCGATCTGTACGATGACAACGGGAAGCTGCTCAAGAGCGGGGTCAGCCTCGACAAGATAAGCCCTCTCACAAATGCGGGCATCCTCAAGATCATCGATCTCACGAAGAGGACCGTCGCAGTAAACATCGCCGGGATTGACAACGCGCTCAAAACCGGTGCGATGGGAGGGAAGAACAACCAGATCCTTGGACGGGCAATCAAGTGCGACTGCGTCAAGGATGTCGACGCCCTCGCCGAGAAGATTGCCGAGTACGTCTCTGTCACAAAGGGAGACGACACAAAGGTCATGAAGGTTGCAGGCGGCAAGATGCTCCTTGTCGAAGTTCCCACCGCCCGGATGAACGCAGCAGCCACTTATGATGCTGCGTCGACAGCGGTCGCCGCGGCGACTACCCTTGCGCTCGTGGAGCACTACAAAGTAGGAATGTGGGATGCTCCCTACGTCAAGTCCGCGGTATGGGGTTCATACCCTGTCACAATGGACATGCAGGGCGGAAACATCATCTCCGTGCTCTCGATCCCGCAGAACAACGAGGGTCTTGGGTACGCGCTGAGGAACATCCCGGCGAACCATGTGGCCATGATGACCCACCGGAACGCCATGCAGACCGCGGCACTCTCGTGCACGTACGAGCAGGCGGGTGAATTCGAGATGGGCATGGCGATCGGTCCCTTCGAGCGCGCCCAGCTCCTCGCCTACGCGTACCAGGGCCTGAACGCGAACAACCTCGTCTACGACCTCGTCAAGGCAAACGGGAAGACAGGGACCATCGGTACTGTCGTCCAGAGCCTCGTCGAGAGGGCCATCGAGGACAAGGTCATCAAGCCCGGCAAGAAGGGCAAGAGCGGGTTCATCTTCTACGAGACGAAGGACCCGATGCTCTGGAATGCCTATGCATGTGCAGGCACGATGGCGGCCACGATGGTCAACTGTGGTGCCGGGCGGTTCGCACAGGCGGTCTCCTCCACGCTGCTCTACTTCAACGACCTGCTCGAGCACGAGACAGGTCTCACCAGTGCTGACTACGGGCGTGTCATGGGAACTGCCGTCGGGTTCTCCTTCTTCAGCCACTCGATCTACGGTGGTGGAGGCCCCGGTGTGTTCAACGGCAACCACGTCGTGACGAGGCACGCAGCGGGTGTCGCGGTGCCGTGCGTGTGTGTCGCGTGTGCTCTTGACGCAGGGACCCAGATGTTCGGACCCGAGCAGACGTCCAAGGTCTACCAGGACACGTTCGGGCAGATCGACGTCTTCAAGCAGCCAATCCAGTCTATCGCAAAGGCCGTATAA
- the mcrD gene encoding methyl-coenzyme M reductase operon protein D has product MTDAIYPQVRIVTERLMNPETVERVMNLIIETGGVRRVILNGPRLPATVPYGPARGLPNPTEYRRKIKIGGQEVELEVHVGTIVLELENRDYIPAVRQACEKGITKFSWSLNEGRFMKTEPSLVDYAKYGPDADKNIIGLTEPGRKSGLIILQGNK; this is encoded by the coding sequence ATGACGGATGCCATATATCCTCAAGTCAGGATCGTGACCGAGCGTCTCATGAATCCCGAGACAGTCGAGCGCGTGATGAACCTGATCATCGAGACAGGTGGGGTCCGGAGGGTCATCCTGAATGGCCCCCGGCTCCCCGCCACCGTCCCCTACGGTCCTGCGAGGGGTCTTCCCAATCCCACGGAATACAGGAGGAAGATCAAGATCGGGGGCCAGGAGGTGGAACTGGAAGTCCACGTCGGGACCATCGTGCTCGAACTCGAAAACAGGGATTATATCCCCGCGGTAAGGCAAGCCTGCGAGAAAGGCATCACGAAGTTCTCTTGGAGCCTCAACGAGGGCAGGTTCATGAAGACCGAGCCGTCTCTCGTTGACTATGCCAAGTACGGACCCGATGCCGACAAGAACATCATAGGACTGACCGAACCGGGGAGAAAGTCAGGTCTGATCATCCTCCAGGGGAACAAGTGA
- the mcrC gene encoding methyl-coenzyme M reductase I operon protein C — MPMGRVTQVVDCRETMGMGKGGGIAQRGTISECRYPDVIVVGMSPGRRHVTKPVCDITSALRQQGIEYGISTLVLNAGSGVPPDAANIGGAVLGAYFGLTDKEISQIEKHRVAILHHGNVRSHVVHKVRFILQACDVKAVVVSQAPVDFEDFAREGVKTALVMPPPDKVKTKGTVMAIVSGVTRGQTPTREKMAEVIHAVMRLIKN, encoded by the coding sequence ATGCCCATGGGACGAGTCACTCAGGTTGTCGACTGCAGGGAGACGATGGGGATGGGGAAAGGCGGAGGGATCGCCCAGCGCGGGACGATCTCGGAGTGCCGGTACCCCGATGTCATCGTGGTGGGGATGTCCCCCGGGAGACGCCACGTGACGAAACCCGTCTGCGACATCACGTCTGCACTCCGGCAACAGGGAATCGAGTACGGCATCAGCACGCTCGTCCTGAATGCGGGCTCAGGGGTTCCCCCCGATGCCGCGAACATCGGGGGTGCAGTCCTCGGGGCATACTTCGGCCTGACCGACAAGGAAATCAGCCAGATCGAGAAGCACCGCGTCGCCATCCTCCACCACGGGAATGTCCGTTCCCACGTGGTGCACAAGGTCCGCTTCATCCTGCAGGCCTGTGACGTGAAGGCCGTCGTGGTGTCGCAGGCACCTGTAGACTTCGAGGATTTTGCCCGGGAAGGTGTGAAAACCGCTCTCGTGATGCCACCTCCGGACAAGGTAAAAACAAAGGGAACGGTGATGGCAATAGTGAGCGGGGTGACCCGTGGCCAGACACCGACCCGGGAAAAAATGGCAGAAGTCATTCACGCCGTAATGCGGTTGATCAAAAACTAG
- the mcrG gene encoding coenzyme-B sulfoethylthiotransferase subunit gamma has translation MAYKPQFGPGTSTVAQNRRRVMDPNYKLEKVRDISDEDIVLLMGHRAPGAAYPTCHPPLTEQQEPDCPIRKLVTPIEGAKHGDRIRYIQFADSMYNGPCQPYLRSYLASYRYRGVDPGTLSGRQIVECRERDLEKIAKELVATEIFDPARTGIRGATVHGHSLRLSEDGMMFDMLQRCILDKKSGVVKYVKNQIGEPLDKEVKVGKPMDEKWLKQHSTIFHSLVGEPFRSDQEYIEYVQRVHSLRTKYGFMPTE, from the coding sequence ATGGCATACAAACCACAATTTGGGCCCGGAACTTCCACCGTTGCTCAGAACAGGCGCAGAGTGATGGACCCCAACTACAAGTTGGAGAAGGTCCGTGACATCTCTGACGAGGATATCGTATTGCTTATGGGACACAGGGCACCCGGTGCAGCGTATCCCACATGTCACCCACCGCTCACCGAGCAGCAGGAGCCAGACTGCCCCATAAGGAAGTTGGTGACTCCTATCGAGGGAGCAAAGCACGGGGACAGGATAAGGTACATCCAGTTTGCCGATTCGATGTACAACGGCCCGTGCCAGCCATACCTCCGTTCTTATCTCGCATCATACCGCTACCGCGGTGTTGACCCGGGTACCCTCTCCGGCCGCCAGATCGTGGAGTGCCGCGAGCGTGACCTCGAGAAGATCGCGAAAGAGCTCGTTGCGACCGAGATCTTCGACCCCGCACGCACCGGTATCCGCGGCGCGACCGTGCACGGGCACTCCCTCAGGCTTTCCGAGGACGGGATGATGTTCGACATGCTCCAGAGGTGCATCCTCGACAAGAAGTCGGGCGTCGTCAAGTACGTGAAGAACCAGATCGGGGAGCCGCTGGACAAGGAGGTCAAGGTCGGAAAACCGATGGACGAGAAGTGGCTGAAGCAGCACAGCACGATCTTCCACTCGCTCGTGGGAGAGCCGTTCCGGTCTGACCAGGAGTATATCGAATATGTCCAGAGGGTGCACTCCCTGCGGACAAAGTATGGATTCATGCCGACGGAGTGA
- the mcrA gene encoding coenzyme-B sulfoethylthiotransferase subunit alpha codes for MAKKIERTQKLFLKALKNKFAEDPQSTTTVYSRVGLKQSPRKMEFVKAGKIAEMSRGIAMYDPVRCHLGGIPLGQRQLMTYEVSGTGVFVEGDDLHFVNNAAMQQMWDDIRRTIIVNMDLAHQTLQKRLGKEVTPETINEYLHVVNHAMPGAAVVQEHMVETHPGLVDDCYLKVFTGDDEMVDDLEPQFVINIDKLFPAKQAAQLKAAVGKSMWQAIHIPTIVSRTCDGGTTSRWSAMQLGMSFIGAYRMCAGEAAVADLAFAAKHAGVIQMAEILPARRARGPNEPGGIKFGHFADMIQTDRKYPNDPARASLEVVAAGTMLFDQIWLGSYMSGGVGFTQYATAAYTDNILDDFTYYGMDYIKDKYKVDWQNPNEKDKVKPSQDVINDIATEVTLYGMEQYEHFPTMLEDHFGGSQRASVLAAASGLTTAIATGNSNAGLNGWYLSMLLHKEGWSRLGFYGYDLQDQCGSANTESIRADEGCVGELRGPNYPNYAMNVGHQGEYAAICGAAHYTRGDAWTLNPLIKITFADPSLKFDFAEPRREFARGAIREFMPAGERSLIIPAR; via the coding sequence ATGGCAAAGAAGATTGAGAGAACCCAGAAACTCTTCCTGAAGGCCCTCAAGAACAAATTCGCAGAGGACCCGCAGAGCACGACCACGGTGTATTCCAGGGTAGGTCTCAAGCAATCTCCAAGGAAGATGGAATTCGTCAAGGCCGGGAAGATTGCGGAGATGTCCCGTGGAATCGCCATGTACGACCCCGTGCGCTGCCACCTCGGTGGGATCCCCCTCGGGCAGCGCCAGCTGATGACCTACGAGGTCTCCGGGACGGGCGTGTTCGTGGAGGGTGACGACCTGCACTTCGTCAACAACGCTGCAATGCAGCAGATGTGGGACGACATCCGCAGGACAATCATCGTCAACATGGACCTCGCCCACCAGACGCTCCAGAAGAGGCTGGGCAAGGAAGTCACCCCCGAGACCATCAACGAGTACCTCCACGTGGTCAACCACGCGATGCCCGGTGCAGCCGTGGTCCAGGAGCACATGGTCGAGACCCACCCCGGCCTCGTCGATGACTGTTACCTCAAGGTCTTCACCGGCGACGACGAGATGGTCGACGACCTCGAGCCCCAGTTCGTCATCAACATCGACAAGCTCTTCCCGGCAAAGCAGGCCGCCCAGCTGAAGGCAGCCGTCGGGAAGTCCATGTGGCAGGCCATCCACATCCCGACCATCGTCTCGAGAACCTGCGACGGTGGGACGACGTCCCGCTGGTCTGCGATGCAGCTCGGCATGTCCTTCATCGGTGCGTACCGCATGTGCGCCGGTGAGGCCGCGGTCGCCGACCTCGCGTTCGCCGCGAAGCACGCGGGCGTTATCCAGATGGCCGAGATCCTGCCTGCCCGCCGTGCCCGTGGCCCGAACGAGCCGGGTGGTATCAAGTTCGGACACTTCGCAGACATGATCCAGACCGACAGGAAGTACCCGAACGACCCCGCCCGCGCATCTCTCGAGGTCGTCGCTGCAGGGACGATGCTCTTTGACCAGATCTGGCTCGGGTCCTACATGTCCGGCGGTGTCGGGTTCACGCAGTACGCCACAGCCGCCTACACCGACAACATCCTCGACGACTTCACGTACTACGGGATGGACTATATCAAGGACAAGTACAAGGTCGACTGGCAGAACCCGAACGAGAAGGACAAGGTCAAGCCCAGCCAGGATGTCATCAACGACATCGCAACCGAGGTCACCCTCTACGGGATGGAGCAGTACGAGCACTTCCCGACCATGCTAGAAGACCACTTCGGCGGTTCCCAGCGTGCCTCGGTCCTCGCCGCTGCGTCCGGTCTCACAACCGCGATCGCAACAGGCAACTCGAATGCCGGGCTGAACGGCTGGTACCTCTCGATGCTCCTGCACAAGGAGGGCTGGTCACGCCTCGGGTTCTACGGATACGACCTCCAGGACCAGTGCGGCTCGGCGAACACCGAGTCGATCCGCGCAGACGAGGGTTGTGTCGGCGAACTCCGCGGACCGAACTACCCGAACTACGCGATGAACGTCGGTCACCAGGGAGAGTACGCCGCGATCTGCGGTGCAGCGCACTACACCCGCGGCGATGCATGGACTCTCAACCCGCTGATCAAGATCACGTTCGCGGACCCGTCCCTCAAGTTCGACTTCGCCGAGCCGAGACGCGAGTTCGCCCGCGGTGCGATCAGGGAGTTCATGCCGGCCGGGGAGCGCTCCCTCATCATCCCCGCACGGTAA
- the mtrE gene encoding tetrahydromethanopterin S-methyltransferase subunit E, which yields MESIAFGIGITALAGALAAVAGAAENTESDIGSQGDPNSQVQLAPQMGYLHRIFNKAIAGEPPAYGLWVALGAGLAWAFMAMHVNPILAIVLGCALAVFVQGVYATTAYLGRIASLSKFGQPVFIDVLKSMTTVTMAHAFVAIFTTVTICHLINAALGHPFPLPLLGLVWGIALGAAGSATGNPFYGKERQYQTQKFGAGVPIAASGNIVRYAEAGERNSLDNGWFSAKLGGPASGLCFGLIVFLELWRTVLFEKVGAGWGAIVVGIIMILIFTVIDRYIEVWARKTYGPYTEPAKEGS from the coding sequence ATGGAAAGTATTGCGTTTGGCATTGGAATAACTGCATTGGCAGGAGCTCTTGCCGCCGTGGCCGGTGCAGCGGAGAACACTGAGTCCGATATCGGGTCGCAGGGTGACCCGAACTCACAGGTCCAGCTCGCTCCGCAGATGGGGTACCTGCACCGCATCTTCAACAAGGCCATCGCCGGTGAACCGCCGGCATACGGCCTGTGGGTCGCACTCGGTGCCGGTCTCGCATGGGCTTTCATGGCAATGCACGTGAACCCGATACTCGCCATCGTGCTCGGGTGTGCCCTCGCCGTATTCGTGCAGGGCGTGTACGCGACCACCGCGTACCTGGGCAGGATCGCGAGCCTTTCGAAGTTCGGCCAGCCCGTCTTCATCGACGTGCTGAAATCGATGACCACGGTCACCATGGCCCACGCCTTCGTGGCGATATTCACGACCGTGACGATCTGCCACCTGATCAACGCCGCACTCGGCCACCCGTTCCCGCTGCCCCTGCTCGGGCTCGTGTGGGGTATCGCGCTCGGTGCAGCCGGTTCCGCGACAGGAAACCCGTTCTACGGGAAGGAGAGGCAGTATCAGACCCAGAAGTTCGGGGCCGGTGTACCCATCGCCGCGTCCGGGAACATCGTCCGCTACGCCGAGGCTGGGGAGAGGAACTCCCTCGACAATGGCTGGTTCTCTGCGAAGCTTGGCGGTCCCGCCTCTGGTCTCTGCTTCGGGCTGATCGTCTTCCTCGAGCTCTGGCGCACAGTCCTCTTCGAGAAGGTCGGTGCGGGGTGGGGAGCGATCGTCGTGGGTATCATCATGATCCTCATCTTCACCGTGATCGACCGGTACATCGAGGTCTGGGCACGGAAGACCTACGGGCCGTACACCGAGCCCGCGAAGGAGGGATCGTGA
- the mtrD gene encoding tetrahydromethanopterin S-methyltransferase subunit D — MTAIGAKPAAGATMDIPSTIAGIILLIVIVGATYFLVGPGMMFYALLGVIIGGLLISFGVHFVPVGGAPAAMGQAPGIATGVAMLAAGAGLAGLFGGAWAAEQGLAVAVITGAVGGGLMMAITCMFVTFIYVFGMGIPSASGKVAKDPITGDTQTEYKSQGTEGHGLPFVSYVGGVTGGILGGGGGTLIYIMLLDVYKEALPAMMKAQAAQVVPIAVSLAGIFAIGMFLVNAVLTAYNITGTIEGPHDPKFKRFPRALVASAVASALCGMVAILIVAM, encoded by the coding sequence ATGACAGCCATCGGTGCGAAACCGGCTGCCGGTGCGACGATGGACATCCCCTCGACGATCGCGGGGATCATCCTGCTGATCGTCATCGTGGGAGCGACGTACTTCCTCGTCGGGCCGGGAATGATGTTCTACGCCCTCCTCGGCGTCATAATCGGCGGACTCCTGATATCGTTCGGCGTCCACTTCGTCCCCGTCGGCGGTGCGCCCGCCGCGATGGGCCAGGCGCCGGGGATCGCGACGGGTGTCGCGATGCTCGCTGCCGGTGCGGGTCTCGCGGGCCTCTTCGGTGGCGCGTGGGCCGCGGAACAGGGCCTCGCCGTCGCCGTCATCACGGGTGCCGTGGGTGGCGGCCTGATGATGGCCATCACGTGCATGTTCGTCACCTTCATCTACGTCTTTGGCATGGGCATCCCCTCCGCGTCCGGAAAAGTCGCGAAGGACCCCATCACGGGTGACACGCAGACAGAATACAAGTCCCAGGGGACCGAGGGACACGGGCTCCCGTTCGTCTCCTACGTCGGTGGCGTCACGGGAGGTATCCTCGGCGGTGGCGGCGGGACGCTGATCTACATCATGCTCCTCGACGTCTACAAGGAGGCGCTCCCCGCCATGATGAAGGCGCAGGCCGCCCAGGTCGTCCCGATCGCGGTCAGCCTCGCGGGGATCTTCGCCATCGGCATGTTCCTCGTGAACGCGGTGCTCACGGCGTACAACATCACGGGGACGATCGAAGGCCCCCACGACCCGAAGTTCAAGCGCTTCCCCCGGGCACTCGTCGCCTCCGCGGTGGCATCGGCCCTCTGCGGGATGGTCGCAATCCTGATCGTGGCCATGTGA
- the mtrC gene encoding tetrahydromethanopterin S-methyltransferase subunit C, translating to MTVKVEVVEGGIPHNTIMAAGLVASVIFVYLTYANVLTQTQLFSFFGGLAAVAAITWGSHTIKHLCSYGIGTGVPSAGMMAFGSGVIAMLFATKFGVASPIVAVVLAAVIGAVLGFLSNNVLNMRIPVMIQSLTEMAIVGALVLMGFAAMITGSFEFHALTSGSVSILGLSLPSYQASFIGGSLIAVVFMLGGIAVQHPFNACLGPNWTQDRMLTLAQECGFLSMITAAVMSMVFLSLSAALVSLVVAIVGWYYTYTKYIGLAKRDAAAWLDAKPIPELEGH from the coding sequence ATGACAGTCAAAGTCGAAGTAGTCGAGGGAGGAATTCCCCACAACACGATCATGGCAGCAGGCCTCGTCGCGTCGGTCATATTCGTGTACCTGACCTACGCGAACGTGCTCACGCAGACCCAGCTCTTCTCGTTCTTCGGGGGGCTCGCTGCCGTTGCCGCGATCACGTGGGGGAGCCACACCATCAAACACCTGTGCAGCTACGGTATCGGGACGGGTGTCCCGTCCGCGGGGATGATGGCATTCGGGTCCGGTGTCATCGCGATGCTGTTCGCGACGAAGTTCGGGGTCGCCTCGCCGATCGTCGCCGTCGTCCTCGCCGCGGTCATCGGTGCAGTCCTCGGGTTCCTCTCGAACAACGTCCTGAACATGAGGATTCCCGTGATGATCCAGTCGCTCACCGAGATGGCGATCGTGGGGGCCCTCGTGCTCATGGGATTCGCAGCGATGATAACGGGGTCGTTCGAGTTCCACGCCCTGACGTCCGGCTCCGTCTCCATCCTCGGGCTCTCCCTGCCGAGCTACCAGGCATCCTTCATCGGGGGATCCCTGATCGCAGTTGTCTTCATGCTCGGCGGGATCGCGGTCCAGCACCCGTTCAACGCGTGCCTCGGCCCGAACTGGACCCAGGACAGGATGCTCACGCTCGCGCAGGAGTGCGGGTTCCTCTCGATGATCACGGCCGCGGTCATGTCGATGGTCTTCCTGTCTCTCTCGGCCGCGCTCGTCTCGCTCGTGGTGGCAATCGTGGGCTGGTACTACACGTACACGAAGTACATCGGCCTTGCCAAGAGGGACGCGGCAGCCTGGCTCGATGCAAAGCCGATTCCGGAACTGGAGGGACACTAG
- the mtrB gene encoding tetrahydromethanopterin S-methyltransferase subunit B, with amino-acid sequence MYVEVLPEFGLVCDPMIGVVTTAGESYAPIIEKIGDLEAIADDLVNMLSAEGNFLASFPNREKTLPTAGAATAYWYGLAVGLLIAGVYVFHLL; translated from the coding sequence ATGTACGTCGAGGTTCTTCCCGAGTTCGGACTGGTCTGCGATCCGATGATCGGTGTCGTGACCACTGCGGGTGAATCGTATGCACCCATCATCGAGAAGATAGGTGACCTCGAGGCGATCGCAGATGACCTCGTCAACATGCTCTCCGCGGAGGGGAACTTCCTCGCGTCGTTCCCGAACAGGGAGAAGACACTCCCCACGGCGGGTGCTGCAACGGCCTACTGGTACGGGCTGGCGGTGGGACTCCTGATCGCCGGGGTGTACGTATTCCACCTGTTATGA